A single Phoenix dactylifera cultivar Barhee BC4 chromosome 1, palm_55x_up_171113_PBpolish2nd_filt_p, whole genome shotgun sequence DNA region contains:
- the LOC103712848 gene encoding uveal autoantigen with coiled-coil domains and ankyrin repeats, giving the protein MEMYLENMKSLRSQMHVIEEEAAMRSIEEQKQKTFVGTLEKELQLVRSETEQLNEEVEEMVKTRSHINSEIAEKQRKLSSMQKESSVLSQTLELLQQGRVILSVKIKEKRSYYSKITEELNIKLKEQQDWFNSHKQKMIEDARPVEEYPSKPMGNHIHGSTSIMLSKKTSLENMGHEMSGRYKDLMTQLESAKNKLEEVEVKKSEINIASSKLKQFVEQLKHQIESVSSPLKEMDDNALEEEYKALMADKAREMEYLQSLKDQINQLEGISQVVTCQCGEEYRVELADGQKLGVA; this is encoded by the exons ATGGAGATGTACTTGGAGAACATGAAGAGCTTGCGTTCTCAGATGCATG TGATTGAGGAGGAGGCAGCGATGAGATCCATTGAGGAGCAGAAGCAGAAGACCTTTGTCGGGACCTTGGAAAAAGAGCTCCAGCTag TGAGATCAGAGACAGAGCAGTTGAATGAGGAGGTTGAAGAGATGGTGAAGACAAGAAGCCATATCAACTCTGAGATAGCAGAGAAGCAGAGGAAGCTCTCATCCATGCAGAAAGAATCCTCCGTCCTTTCCCAG ACACTGGAGCTTCTTCAACAAGGAAGGGTCATCCTATcagtaaaaataaaagaaaagag ATCATACTACTCAAAGATCACAGAAGAGTTGAACATTAAACTAAAGGAACAGCAG GATTGGTTTAACTCACATAAACAGAAAATGATAGAAGATGCTCGGCCG GTTGAGGAATATCCCAGCAAGCCAATGGGCAATCATATTCATG GAAGCACAAGCATTATGCTTTCCAAAAAAACAAGCTTGGAGAATATG GGACATGAGATGAGTGGGAGATACAAGGACCTGATGACTCAGTTGGAGTCTGCAAAAAATAAGCTTGAAGAAGTAGAAGTGAAAAAATCTGAAATTAATATAGCAAGCAGCAAG TTAAAGCAGTTTGTCGAGCAACTAAAGCACCAAATCGAGAGTGTTTCA TCTCCTTTGAAGGAAATGGATGATAATGCCCTGGAAGAGGAATACAAAGCTCTGATGGCTGATAAAGCCAGAGAAATGGAATACCTGCAGTCTCTAAAGGATCAGATAAATCAACTGGAG GGCATTTCACAAGTTGTTACATGTCAATGTGGAGAGGAGTACAGGGTGGAGCTAGCTGATGGGCAAAAGCTAGGGGTTGCATAA